The following proteins are encoded in a genomic region of Armatimonas rosea:
- a CDS encoding ISL3 family transposase has protein sequence MLNPPHTFLGTVHTLAKFFCDNPLCQRRVFTQQLPKLVRRYQRKTARLESVLLQLLWRVGASAALQIATLLGLIISDDSILYQFKKTPSRDDSASCPAEIGIDDFAFRKGQTYGTILIDLTTRKPIDLLPDREKATVEKWLHEHPGVRVVSRDRSQIFADAVREAAPEAVHVADRFHLLKNLMEALEQQIGKEANAIRSILLPSSPSLEDAGSVEPSRRAQRRKEETRQQRFERWQKAHELHQQGYFKKEIARMIGVDSKTIQTYLNSEVYPERQRYPPVNGALTPYKDYILNRWESGCQNALQLWREVKQQGFTGGATAVRDFVFPLRSPGMTVQVKRAERMIPTPRSLAWQLVLPERGTKKQKEVATKLCEALPVLPQCRELVVSFQDMMRRRAADELNDWLERASTSGCPSFASFSRGIRSDLAAVESAFSLEWSNGPTEGNVNRLKFVKRQGYGRASFDLLKRRVLPLQMPI, from the coding sequence TTGCTTAATCCACCGCACACTTTTCTGGGGACAGTCCACACCCTCGCAAAATTCTTTTGTGACAACCCACTGTGCCAGCGTCGCGTCTTCACACAGCAACTTCCAAAGCTCGTTCGTCGCTACCAGCGAAAAACAGCTCGGCTCGAATCCGTGCTATTACAGCTCTTGTGGAGAGTTGGAGCAAGTGCCGCCCTTCAGATCGCCACACTATTGGGACTGATTATCAGCGATGATTCTATACTCTACCAATTCAAAAAAACTCCCTCACGTGACGATTCAGCCTCTTGCCCAGCGGAGATTGGGATAGACGATTTTGCCTTTCGAAAAGGTCAGACCTATGGCACTATCCTTATCGACTTGACGACTCGAAAGCCCATTGATCTGCTACCTGACCGAGAAAAGGCAACCGTCGAGAAATGGCTCCATGAGCATCCAGGTGTCAGGGTTGTCAGTCGGGACCGGTCCCAAATCTTTGCTGACGCAGTTCGAGAAGCAGCTCCAGAAGCGGTCCACGTCGCTGACCGCTTCCATCTCCTCAAAAACTTAATGGAGGCACTGGAGCAACAAATCGGCAAGGAGGCTAATGCAATTCGCTCCATCTTGCTGCCTAGCTCACCGTCGTTGGAAGATGCCGGTTCGGTCGAGCCCTCCCGCCGTGCCCAGAGGCGAAAAGAAGAAACGCGACAACAGCGGTTTGAACGGTGGCAGAAAGCTCATGAGCTACACCAGCAGGGCTACTTCAAGAAGGAAATCGCTCGGATGATAGGAGTCGACAGCAAGACGATCCAAACCTACCTTAATTCGGAGGTCTATCCCGAACGGCAGCGATACCCTCCAGTCAATGGGGCGCTCACTCCCTACAAAGACTACATTCTCAACCGCTGGGAGTCGGGCTGTCAAAATGCGCTTCAGCTCTGGCGTGAAGTCAAGCAGCAAGGTTTTACCGGAGGAGCCACAGCCGTTAGGGACTTCGTTTTCCCTTTGCGTTCCCCGGGCATGACTGTCCAAGTCAAGAGAGCTGAACGAATGATTCCCACACCACGCTCACTTGCTTGGCAGCTCGTGCTCCCTGAGCGGGGTACTAAGAAGCAAAAGGAAGTCGCGACAAAACTCTGTGAAGCTCTGCCTGTATTGCCCCAGTGTCGAGAACTGGTTGTCTCCTTTCAGGACATGATGCGCCGCCGTGCTGCCGATGAACTCAATGACTGGCTGGAAAGAGCGAGTACTAGTGGTTGTCCCAGCTTCGCCAGTTTTTCCCGTGGGATTCGCTCCGATCTTGCAGCAGTAGAATCCGCGTTTTCTCTGGAGTGGAGCAACGGCCCTACCGAGGGCAATGTCAACCGTTTGAAGTTCGTCAAACGCCAAGGCTACGGTCGGGCCAGCTTCGATCTACTCAAGCGGCGGGTGCTACCCCTCCAAATGCCGATCTAA